One genomic region from Paracoccus pantotrophus encodes:
- a CDS encoding TolC family outer membrane protein codes for MFRKTLRTLRPPLIAALLAGATTAPAGAESLADAMVAAYRHSALLEQNRAVLRAADEDAATALAQLRPVVQWIAEHSFQKINGLAIGRSTGIGLQAQITLYDWGRNAIAIDAAKETVLATRAALVGVEQDVLLGAVQAYLDVRSATEQVDLQANSVRVIGQEQQAASDRFEVGEITQTDVSQADAALAAARASLAAARGNLEVAREAYRAATGRAPGQLAPPPPTPALPASLEAARQIGQRSHPAILQAQRLAAAAELGVAAAAAARNPTLTGQASIGRSKELSIQGQESTRNTLGASLSLSQTIYSGGRLPSAHRKAMAQRDQARAGLLQVSRQVDEAVGRSWAGIDVARAQISAIDEQIVAAQQAYEGVREEATLGARTTLDVLDAEQLLLEARANKISAEANLQLAHYQLLAAMGLLTVENLKLGIPTYDPSAYYNAVQDAPYTSRQGESLDRVLRALGRD; via the coding sequence ATGTTTCGCAAAACGCTGAGAACTCTGCGGCCTCCGCTGATCGCAGCCCTGCTTGCGGGCGCGACGACCGCCCCGGCCGGGGCCGAATCGCTGGCCGATGCCATGGTCGCAGCCTATCGCCACTCGGCGCTGCTGGAGCAGAACCGCGCCGTGCTGCGCGCCGCGGACGAGGACGCGGCCACCGCCCTGGCCCAGCTGCGCCCGGTCGTGCAATGGATCGCCGAACACAGTTTCCAGAAGATCAACGGCCTGGCCATCGGCCGCTCGACCGGCATCGGGCTGCAGGCCCAGATCACGCTTTACGACTGGGGCCGCAACGCTATCGCCATCGACGCGGCCAAGGAGACCGTGCTGGCCACCCGCGCCGCGCTGGTCGGCGTGGAACAGGACGTGCTGCTGGGCGCGGTCCAGGCCTATCTGGACGTGCGCAGCGCGACCGAACAGGTTGATCTGCAAGCCAATTCCGTGCGGGTGATCGGTCAGGAGCAGCAGGCCGCCTCGGATCGTTTCGAGGTGGGCGAGATCACCCAGACCGACGTGTCGCAGGCCGATGCCGCCCTGGCCGCGGCGCGTGCCAGCCTGGCGGCCGCACGCGGCAATCTGGAGGTCGCGCGCGAGGCCTATCGCGCCGCGACCGGCCGGGCGCCGGGCCAGTTGGCGCCGCCGCCGCCCACGCCGGCGCTGCCCGCCTCGCTCGAGGCGGCGCGGCAGATCGGCCAGCGCAGCCATCCGGCGATCCTGCAGGCGCAGCGCCTGGCCGCCGCTGCCGAACTGGGCGTCGCTGCCGCTGCCGCCGCGCGCAATCCGACGCTGACCGGCCAGGCCAGCATCGGCCGGTCGAAGGAATTGTCGATCCAGGGGCAGGAATCGACCCGCAACACGCTGGGCGCTTCGCTCAGCCTGTCGCAGACGATCTATTCCGGCGGCCGACTGCCCTCGGCGCATCGCAAGGCCATGGCGCAGCGCGACCAGGCGCGGGCCGGGCTGCTTCAGGTGTCGCGCCAGGTCGATGAGGCGGTCGGCCGGTCCTGGGCAGGCATCGACGTGGCAAGGGCGCAGATCAGTGCCATCGACGAGCAGATCGTCGCCGCGCAGCAGGCCTACGAAGGCGTGCGCGAAGAGGCGACGCTGGGCGCGCGCACGACGCTGGACGTGCTGGATGCCGAGCAATTGCTGCTCGAGGCGCGGGCCAACAAAATCTCGGCCGAGGCCAATCTGCAATTAGCACATTATCAACTTCTGGCTGCTATGGGTCTGTTGACGGTGGAAAACCTGAAACTGGGGATACCGACCTATGACCCATCGGCCTATTACAATGCGGTGCAGGACGCACCCTATACCAGCAGGCAGGGCGAAAGCCTCGACCGCGTCTTGCGCGCGCTCGGCAGGGACTGA
- a CDS encoding DeoR/GlpR family DNA-binding transcription regulator, with amino-acid sequence MALSIRQNEILELARAEGRVLVEDLAQRFDVTLQTIRRDLGEMAGAGLLDRVHGGAVPRAGAVNLGYEARRRMNAEAKAAIGAACAAEIPDNCSLILNLGTTTEAVARALIHHSNITVITNNMNVANILLANPGCEIMVTGGTLRRSDGGLVGELTTQFFEQFKVDYAVIGTSALDHDGDLLDFDLAEVRVSRAILRQSRRAFLVTDHSKIGRPAPARIASLAELDAVFTDQPLPQDLHRRCTEWRTEVRLCPPASQSAD; translated from the coding sequence GTGGCGCTCAGCATACGCCAGAACGAGATCCTGGAACTCGCCCGCGCCGAAGGCCGGGTGCTGGTCGAGGATCTGGCGCAGCGTTTCGACGTGACCTTGCAGACGATCCGCCGCGACCTGGGCGAGATGGCGGGGGCGGGCCTTCTGGACCGCGTGCATGGCGGGGCGGTGCCGCGCGCCGGCGCGGTCAACCTGGGCTACGAGGCGCGACGGCGCATGAATGCCGAGGCCAAGGCCGCCATCGGCGCGGCCTGCGCGGCGGAGATCCCCGACAATTGCAGCCTGATCCTGAACCTGGGCACCACGACCGAGGCGGTGGCCCGCGCGCTGATCCATCATTCCAACATCACCGTCATCACCAACAACATGAATGTCGCCAATATCCTGCTGGCCAATCCGGGCTGCGAGATCATGGTGACGGGCGGCACGCTGCGCCGCTCGGACGGGGGGTTGGTGGGGGAACTCACCACCCAGTTCTTCGAGCAGTTCAAGGTGGATTACGCGGTCATCGGCACTTCGGCGCTGGACCATGACGGCGACCTGCTGGACTTCGACCTGGCCGAGGTGCGGGTCAGCCGCGCCATCCTGCGCCAGTCGCGCCGCGCCTTCCTGGTCACGGATCATTCCAAGATCGGCCGCCCGGCGCCGGCCCGCATCGCCAGCCTGGCCGAGTTGGACGCCGTCTTCACCGACCAGCCCCTGCCCCAGGATCTGCACCGGCGCTGCACGGAATGGCGCACCGAAGTGCGGCTTTGTCCCCCGGCAAGCCAGAGCGCGGATTGA
- the glpK gene encoding glycerol kinase GlpK, which translates to MTHILAIDQGTTSSRAIVFDAGLRPVASAQHEFAQHYPSSGWVEHDPSDLWVSVAGVARAAVEKAGIHARDIAAIGITNQRETTLLWDRQTGRPLHRAIVWQDRRTADLCARLSAEGHEPMIAARTGLLLDPYFSGSKLKWLLDHVEGARARARRGELAFGTVDSWLIWNLTGGKVHATDATNAARTLLYNIAENRWDAEICALFDIPMQLLPEVRDCAADYGTTRADLFGREIPILGVAGDQQAATVGQACFAPGMMKSTYGTGCFALLNTGADMVASTNRLLTTIAYRLGGRTTYALEGSIFIAGAVVQWLRDGLGLIGRASETQALAEAADPGQDLVLVPAFTGLGAPYWRPDCRGAIFGLTRASGPAELARAALESVGFQTRDLWEAMRADWPAAARGVLRVDGGMAASGWTMQFLADILGAPVDRPAVTETTALGAGYLAGLQAGLCPPPEDFARAWSLERRFEPAMPDADREARYARWKTAVAATMGVV; encoded by the coding sequence ATGACCCATATCCTTGCCATCGACCAGGGCACGACCTCGTCCCGGGCCATCGTCTTTGACGCTGGCCTGCGTCCGGTCGCCTCGGCGCAGCACGAGTTTGCGCAGCACTACCCCTCCTCGGGCTGGGTCGAGCATGACCCTTCGGACCTTTGGGTCAGCGTGGCGGGCGTGGCGCGCGCGGCGGTGGAGAAGGCCGGGATCCATGCCCGCGACATCGCCGCCATCGGCATCACCAACCAGCGCGAGACCACGCTGCTCTGGGACCGGCAGACCGGCCGGCCGCTGCACCGCGCCATCGTCTGGCAGGACCGCCGCACCGCCGATCTTTGCGCCCGGCTGAGCGCCGAGGGGCACGAGCCGATGATTGCCGCCCGCACCGGCCTGCTGCTCGATCCCTATTTCTCGGGCTCCAAGCTGAAATGGCTGCTCGACCATGTCGAGGGCGCCCGCGCCCGCGCCCGGCGCGGCGAACTGGCCTTCGGCACCGTCGACAGCTGGCTGATCTGGAACCTGACCGGTGGCAAGGTGCATGCCACCGACGCCACCAACGCTGCGCGCACGCTGCTCTACAACATCGCCGAGAACCGCTGGGACGCCGAGATCTGCGCGCTTTTCGACATTCCCATGCAGCTTCTGCCCGAGGTCAGGGATTGCGCCGCCGATTACGGCACCACGCGGGCGGACCTGTTCGGGCGCGAGATCCCGATCCTGGGGGTTGCGGGCGATCAGCAGGCGGCGACGGTGGGCCAGGCCTGTTTCGCGCCGGGCATGATGAAATCGACCTATGGCACCGGCTGTTTCGCGCTGCTGAACACCGGCGCGGACATGGTGGCCTCGACGAACCGCCTGCTGACCACCATCGCCTATCGGCTGGGGGGGCGGACGACCTATGCGCTGGAGGGGTCGATCTTCATCGCCGGTGCGGTGGTGCAATGGCTGCGCGACGGGCTGGGGCTGATCGGTCGGGCATCCGAGACGCAGGCGCTGGCCGAGGCGGCGGATCCGGGCCAGGATCTGGTCCTGGTGCCGGCCTTCACCGGGCTTGGGGCACCCTATTGGCGGCCGGATTGCCGCGGTGCAATCTTCGGGTTGACGCGGGCCTCGGGCCCGGCCGAGCTGGCGCGGGCGGCGCTGGAGAGCGTGGGTTTCCAGACCCGCGACCTGTGGGAGGCGATGCGGGCGGATTGGCCGGCTGCGGCGCGGGGCGTGCTGCGGGTGGATGGCGGCATGGCGGCGAGCGGCTGGACCATGCAGTTCCTGGCCGACATTCTGGGCGCGCCGGTGGATCGCCCGGCGGTGACCGAGACGACGGCGCTTGGCGCGGGCTACCTGGCGGGGTTGCAGGCGGGCCTGTGCCCGCCGCCCGAGGATTTCGCCCGCGCCTGGTCGCTGGAGCGCCGCTTCGAACCCGCCATGCCCGATGCCGACCGCGAGGCCCGATACGCAAGGTGGAAAACCGCCGTCGCCGCAACGATGGGGGTGGTATGA